In the genome of Petrotoga olearia DSM 13574, one region contains:
- a CDS encoding glycoside hydrolase family 3 N-terminal domain-containing protein → MQVYKNPDKPIEERIEDLLEQMTLDEKIAQLGSFWSYELLDNGNFSFEKAQNLLKEGIGQITRPGGATGFSPKKTAELANKIQKFLLTETRLGIPAFMHEECLSGYMTRGATIFPQMIGAASTWEPPLIERMTTSIRNQMKALGIHQGLSPVVDVTRDPRWGRTEETFGEDPYLIAKMGVAYVKGLQSDDLKNGIVATLKHFVGYGVSEGGMNWAPAHIPERELKETFLFPFEAAIKEGKVKSVMNAYHEIDGIPCGASETLLRRILREEWGFDGIVVSDYFAINSLMEYHKIALNKEEAAIKALKAGIDVELPSFDCYKEPLKNAIENGEFSEAFIDKSVRNILRLKFEMGLFENPYVDLEKVPDNLDTPEDRKLAYEIAKKSIVLLKNDGIVPLKKNSKIKKVAVIGPNANSARNLTGDYTYLTHLETLKQGAFGTSAMEGITFSESELPIKTIYESLKEKLEKLNVETSYAKGCEINDDNKEMIKEAVELAENSDVALLVLGDKSGLTLDCTTGESRDSSTLILPGVQLDLLKSVINTGTPVIVVLVNGRPYSLDWVSKNVSAIFEAWLPGEEGGNALADIILGDESPSGKLPISFPRHVGQIPVYYNHKPSGGRSQWWGDYTDSPAKPLYPFGHGLSYTQFEYGNLQIENNDRIVKISMDVKNIGEETGDEIVQLYMNDEVASVTRPVKELKGFQRVTLKPSEKKRIIFNLPIETLALYNEKMEFLVEKGYFKVMVGSSSEDIRLTGKFYINEDIRILPQNKKFFSDVILEEN, encoded by the coding sequence ATGCAAGTTTACAAAAATCCGGATAAACCTATAGAAGAACGTATTGAAGACCTTTTAGAACAAATGACTTTGGATGAAAAAATAGCCCAACTTGGTTCTTTTTGGAGCTACGAACTTCTTGATAATGGTAATTTCTCTTTTGAAAAAGCTCAAAATTTATTGAAAGAAGGAATTGGTCAAATAACTCGTCCAGGAGGGGCTACAGGATTCTCTCCAAAAAAAACAGCCGAGTTAGCAAATAAAATTCAAAAATTTCTTCTCACTGAAACAAGATTGGGGATTCCCGCTTTTATGCATGAAGAGTGTTTGAGTGGTTACATGACGAGAGGTGCGACCATTTTCCCTCAGATGATTGGTGCGGCAAGTACGTGGGAACCTCCATTGATAGAGCGAATGACAACAAGTATAAGAAATCAAATGAAAGCCCTTGGAATACATCAGGGATTATCTCCGGTTGTTGATGTAACTAGAGATCCTAGATGGGGGAGAACTGAGGAAACTTTTGGAGAAGATCCATATTTGATAGCAAAGATGGGAGTTGCATATGTTAAAGGATTACAATCTGATGATTTGAAGAATGGAATAGTAGCTACTTTAAAGCATTTTGTGGGTTATGGGGTTTCTGAAGGTGGGATGAATTGGGCGCCAGCTCATATCCCAGAAAGGGAACTAAAAGAAACCTTTCTCTTTCCTTTTGAAGCTGCTATTAAGGAAGGAAAAGTTAAATCTGTTATGAATGCTTATCATGAGATTGATGGTATACCTTGTGGAGCCTCTGAAACTTTGTTGAGAAGGATTTTGCGAGAGGAATGGGGTTTTGATGGTATTGTTGTTTCCGATTACTTTGCAATCAATTCATTGATGGAATATCATAAAATAGCGTTAAATAAAGAAGAAGCGGCCATAAAAGCGTTAAAAGCTGGGATCGATGTTGAACTTCCCTCTTTTGATTGTTATAAAGAACCATTAAAGAATGCGATAGAGAATGGAGAGTTTTCCGAAGCATTTATTGATAAATCTGTTAGAAATATTTTGCGATTAAAGTTTGAGATGGGATTATTTGAAAATCCTTATGTCGATTTGGAAAAAGTTCCAGATAATTTGGATACACCTGAGGATAGAAAACTTGCATATGAAATTGCTAAAAAATCAATTGTTCTATTGAAAAATGACGGAATAGTACCTTTGAAAAAGAATTCAAAAATAAAAAAAGTTGCAGTAATTGGGCCGAATGCAAACAGCGCTAGAAATTTAACAGGGGATTATACTTATTTAACACACTTAGAAACCTTAAAACAAGGAGCTTTTGGTACTTCTGCAATGGAGGGAATTACTTTTTCCGAAAGTGAATTGCCAATAAAAACCATATATGAAAGTTTGAAAGAAAAATTAGAAAAATTAAATGTAGAAACCTCTTACGCAAAAGGTTGTGAAATAAATGATGACAACAAAGAAATGATTAAAGAAGCGGTTGAACTTGCTGAAAACTCTGATGTTGCCCTTCTAGTTTTAGGTGATAAATCCGGGTTAACATTGGATTGCACAACTGGTGAATCTCGTGATAGTTCTACGTTGATTTTACCAGGCGTACAACTTGATTTACTAAAATCTGTTATAAATACTGGAACACCTGTAATTGTTGTTCTTGTAAACGGAAGGCCATATTCGTTAGACTGGGTGTCAAAAAATGTTTCTGCAATATTTGAAGCTTGGTTACCTGGTGAAGAAGGTGGCAATGCTCTGGCAGATATTATTTTGGGTGATGAATCCCCTTCAGGGAAATTACCTATATCTTTTCCGCGTCATGTGGGGCAAATTCCAGTTTATTATAATCACAAGCCTTCTGGAGGAAGGAGTCAATGGTGGGGAGATTATACAGATTCACCTGCCAAACCACTATATCCTTTTGGTCATGGCCTCAGTTATACGCAATTTGAATATGGGAATCTTCAAATTGAAAATAACGATAGAATTGTGAAAATAAGCATGGATGTTAAAAACATAGGTGAAGAAACGGGTGACGAAATTGTTCAGCTGTATATGAATGATGAAGTAGCCAGTGTAACTAGACCTGTAAAAGAATTAAAGGGTTTTCAAAGGGTTACACTTAAACCTTCAGAAAAGAAAAGAATCATTTTTAATCTCCCAATAGAGACTTTAGCGCTATATAATGAAAAAATGGAATTTTTAGTTGAAAAAGGTTATTTTAAAGTTATGGTGGGATCCTCTTCTGAAGATATAAGGTTAACTGGAAAGTTCTACATTAATGAAGATATTCGAATTTTGCCTCAAAACAAGAAGTTTTTTAGCGATGTGATTCTGGAAGAAAATTAA
- a CDS encoding alpha-glucuronidase family glycosyl hydrolase: MFPYSNDVDYQCWLNYQRLETPSLYDQYKEYFKNIVISIDGYIIDSIKNELYYSIKKFFNIEAIITNKPIKRTFTIISELEGGSFFNNTIKEEEYTSLNEEGFLIKKVENSTKKFILIAAKSDRGLLYGTYKLIQNIQMGKTLDQLKLLENPYVPLRIINHWDNLEGTIERGYAGKSFICGGPKNKSNT; encoded by the coding sequence ATGTTTCCATATTCAAATGATGTAGATTATCAATGTTGGTTGAATTACCAAAGATTAGAAACTCCAAGTTTATATGATCAATATAAAGAATATTTTAAAAATATTGTAATAAGTATCGATGGATATATAATCGATTCTATTAAAAATGAACTTTATTATAGTATAAAGAAATTTTTTAATATAGAAGCCATCATAACTAACAAACCTATTAAACGTACTTTTACAATAATTTCGGAATTAGAGGGTGGTTCATTTTTCAATAACACAATAAAAGAAGAAGAATACACATCATTAAATGAAGAAGGCTTTTTGATCAAAAAAGTAGAAAATTCTACAAAAAAATTTATTTTAATAGCAGCGAAATCTGATAGAGGTTTGCTATACGGTACCTACAAATTAATTCAAAACATACAAATGGGAAAAACTTTAGATCAGCTAAAGCTATTAGAAAACCCTTATGTTCCTCTTAGAATTATTAATCACTGGGATAATTTGGAGGGAACCATAGAAAGAGGATACGCAGGTAAATCCTTTATTTGCGGGGGTCCAAAAAACAAATCAAATACTTGA
- a CDS encoding endo-1,4-beta-xylanase, giving the protein MKDLLFVTSLLGIGLLAAILLGGSSETNSLNGFINPGDYEMVLNFEEPVQIEKVGEAVSITVVDEFSYEAQKSLKIENRTSGWEGAEIDLTKDWQIFNSANFQITTRIYQTSPDPQLFRIVAYIKDSKGERFETIAEKVVMPNYWKEINEEFKFSFNEPVEKFSLRIVTPLESNFTYYIDNFQILGTNKVERAGVISKTSFEDEQHSWEPRGDEVSISLSNEVSYSGKYSLAVEGRKSNWNGAQINLAKTLKPGTSYDFEIYVYQDTGEDQLITLTMQRKYASDANTNYDTILWQKKVPSDTWTQLTGSYTVKSGAVVEELIFYIESPNPTLSFYLDDFSIIDKSIPLYEPEWEIMALKDKYKDNFDIGVAIPYKVLVNPLEMKMVEKHFNSITAENEMKPESILMELGSYDFSVADEYIEYAKEKGIKVRGHTLVWHNQTPEWFFKDEDGNLISKDELLSRMETYIHDVVGHFKGEVYAWDVVNEAIDPNQPDGYRRSLWYEIMGPEYIEYAFKFAHEADPNAKLFYNDYNTYEPEKRDYIYNMVKELKAKGVPIDGIGMQMHIGIGTDLRQVEEAIKLFSSIPGIEIQITEIDMSIYTDQGSNYMSPPYEALVEQGYKYQELFDILKKYDDVITSVTFWGLKDDYSWKNQTRNDWPLLFDKDYQSKYAYWGIVEPAVLPIVPKSNAISQGTAIPYGMLDDDYLFSKPIFIYDENGKEKLNARIIWDENKLFVYGEVFNETSDEEDGVAIFIDPNNAKTPYLQEDDRWVIIHPDWTVEKNKEDVEVEYFVSPGYKKYSFECSINLPKKLEKEQKIGFDIAVIDGENIYSWSDNTNQQKSQTINYGVLTLEGASVGTAKYGTLVIDAEIDEVWSQNEEYITETIVSSSSNNAKASFRVLWDENALYVLAIVEDPVLNKENTNAWEQDSLEIFIDENNNKTGFYENDDAQYRVNYVNTPSFGTGGSAANFKTATKIVENGYIVEAAISWKFISPSGGEVVGFDVQVNDAGATGSRVGITTWNDPTGNNYQSTVNFGNIILEK; this is encoded by the coding sequence ATGAAGGATTTATTATTTGTAACCTCATTGTTAGGTATTGGTTTACTGGCTGCTATTCTATTGGGAGGATCAAGTGAGACAAATAGTCTAAATGGATTTATAAATCCAGGAGATTATGAGATGGTTTTGAACTTCGAAGAACCGGTTCAAATTGAAAAAGTTGGAGAAGCAGTTTCGATTACAGTAGTAGATGAATTTTCCTACGAAGCTCAAAAATCCTTAAAGATAGAGAATAGAACCTCAGGATGGGAAGGAGCAGAAATTGATCTAACAAAAGATTGGCAAATTTTTAATTCAGCTAATTTCCAAATTACTACTCGTATTTATCAAACTTCTCCTGATCCTCAATTATTTAGGATAGTAGCCTATATAAAAGATAGTAAAGGGGAGCGCTTTGAAACAATCGCAGAGAAGGTTGTGATGCCAAATTATTGGAAGGAGATAAATGAAGAGTTCAAATTTAGTTTTAATGAACCTGTTGAAAAATTTTCCCTGAGAATAGTAACTCCTTTGGAAAGTAACTTCACATACTATATAGACAACTTTCAGATTCTGGGAACTAACAAAGTTGAAAGAGCAGGAGTGATCTCTAAGACAAGTTTTGAAGACGAACAGCATAGTTGGGAACCAAGAGGAGATGAAGTCTCTATTTCGCTATCTAATGAAGTATCCTATAGTGGGAAATATTCTTTAGCTGTTGAGGGAAGAAAAAGCAATTGGAATGGCGCACAAATAAATCTTGCAAAAACCTTAAAACCTGGAACCAGTTATGATTTTGAAATATATGTATATCAAGATACGGGGGAAGATCAATTAATCACTCTCACAATGCAAAGAAAATACGCTTCTGACGCTAATACTAACTACGACACGATCTTATGGCAAAAAAAGGTTCCTTCGGATACATGGACACAATTGACAGGTTCTTATACCGTTAAATCTGGAGCAGTAGTGGAAGAGTTGATCTTTTATATTGAATCACCGAATCCTACGCTCTCATTTTATTTGGATGATTTTTCAATAATAGATAAATCGATTCCTCTCTATGAACCTGAATGGGAAATTATGGCTTTAAAAGATAAATATAAAGACAATTTTGATATAGGAGTTGCTATTCCTTACAAAGTTCTAGTTAATCCTCTTGAAATGAAGATGGTCGAAAAGCACTTTAACTCTATTACCGCTGAAAACGAAATGAAGCCAGAAAGTATTTTAATGGAGTTAGGAAGTTATGATTTTTCAGTTGCCGATGAGTATATTGAATATGCTAAAGAAAAAGGGATAAAAGTTCGCGGACATACTTTAGTCTGGCACAATCAAACACCTGAGTGGTTCTTTAAAGACGAAGATGGAAATTTAATTTCAAAGGACGAGCTTCTTTCAAGAATGGAAACTTATATACACGACGTTGTCGGACATTTCAAGGGAGAAGTATACGCGTGGGATGTTGTCAATGAAGCCATTGATCCCAATCAACCAGATGGTTATAGAAGGTCTCTTTGGTATGAAATCATGGGCCCAGAGTATATTGAGTATGCATTCAAATTCGCTCATGAAGCCGATCCAAACGCTAAGCTTTTCTATAACGATTACAATACTTACGAGCCAGAAAAGAGAGATTATATATACAACATGGTAAAGGAATTAAAAGCAAAAGGAGTTCCAATTGATGGGATTGGAATGCAAATGCATATTGGAATTGGAACGGATCTCAGACAGGTTGAAGAGGCTATTAAGTTATTTAGTTCTATTCCTGGTATAGAAATTCAAATAACTGAAATTGATATGAGTATTTATACAGATCAAGGATCCAATTACATGTCTCCACCATACGAAGCCTTAGTTGAGCAAGGGTACAAATACCAAGAACTTTTTGATATCCTCAAAAAATACGATGATGTTATAACCAGTGTAACTTTCTGGGGTCTTAAAGACGACTATTCTTGGAAAAATCAAACCAGAAATGATTGGCCGCTTTTGTTTGATAAAGATTATCAATCGAAATATGCATATTGGGGAATTGTAGAACCAGCTGTTTTGCCAATTGTTCCAAAATCCAATGCAATCTCTCAAGGTACCGCTATTCCATATGGTATGTTAGATGACGATTATTTGTTTTCAAAACCAATATTCATATATGATGAAAATGGAAAAGAAAAACTTAATGCCAGAATAATATGGGATGAAAACAAATTATTTGTTTATGGTGAAGTCTTTAATGAAACAAGTGATGAAGAAGATGGAGTGGCGATATTCATTGATCCTAATAATGCCAAGACACCTTACCTACAAGAAGATGATAGATGGGTAATCATTCATCCAGATTGGACTGTTGAGAAAAATAAAGAAGATGTGGAAGTTGAATATTTCGTTAGTCCAGGCTATAAAAAGTATTCTTTTGAATGTTCCATAAATCTTCCGAAAAAATTAGAAAAAGAGCAGAAAATTGGATTTGACATAGCAGTAATAGACGGAGAGAACATATATAGTTGGAGTGATAATACAAATCAACAGAAATCGCAAACAATAAATTATGGAGTATTAACCTTGGAAGGTGCATCCGTAGGAACAGCAAAATACGGTACACTGGTTATAGATGCAGAAATAGATGAGGTTTGGTCTCAAAACGAAGAATATATCACCGAAACTATTGTATCGAGTAGCTCAAATAACGCAAAAGCCAGCTTTCGAGTACTTTGGGATGAAAATGCTTTGTATGTATTGGCTATTGTTGAAGATCCGGTTCTTAATAAAGAAAATACAAACGCTTGGGAGCAGGATTCATTAGAAATATTCATAGATGAAAATAATAATAAAACAGGTTTTTACGAAAATGATGATGCACAGTACAGAGTCAATTACGTAAATACCCCTTCATTTGGTACGGGAGGCTCTGCAGCCAATTTTAAAACTGCTACAAAGATTGTAGAAAATGGTTATATAGTAGAAGCAGCAATTTCTTGGAAATTTATTTCCCCAAGTGGAGGAGAAGTCGTTGGATTTGATGTTCAAGTCAATGATGCAGGTGCAACTGGAAGTAGAGTAGGTATAACCACTTGGAATGACCCAACTGGGAATAACTATCAAAGCACTGTAAACTTTGGGAATATTATTTTAGAAAAATAA
- a CDS encoding polysaccharide deacetylase family protein has protein sequence MKISFGFYPQGKIKALTMSYDDGQIYDRRLIKIFNKYGIKGTFHLNSGKLDSEPFLNSSEIRDLFEGHEVAIHTLNHPYLTRVPKESIIEEIMEDRERLESLVNYPIRGMSYPYGDYDEELLELLPYLGIEYSRTVSSHGNFSLPTHFLRWNPTCHHDDNLLKKYEEFKKLESNETMPLLYVWGHSFEFERNNNWDMIEEFCKKISNDETIWYATNVEIVDYLKALRNLKFSVNKKIVYNPSSLTVWIGVDGNPVKVEGGRYLTL, from the coding sequence ATGAAAATATCTTTTGGTTTTTATCCACAAGGCAAAATAAAGGCTTTAACCATGAGTTATGATGATGGACAAATTTATGACAGAAGATTGATAAAGATCTTCAATAAGTACGGAATCAAAGGTACCTTCCATTTGAATTCAGGAAAATTAGATTCAGAACCATTTTTAAACTCTTCAGAAATAAGGGATCTCTTTGAGGGTCACGAAGTTGCTATACATACATTAAATCACCCTTATCTCACAAGAGTACCAAAGGAATCAATAATTGAGGAAATTATGGAAGATAGAGAAAGATTAGAGTCTTTAGTAAACTATCCAATAAGGGGAATGTCATATCCTTATGGGGATTACGATGAAGAACTTTTAGAATTACTTCCATATTTGGGAATTGAATATTCAAGAACAGTTAGTTCCCATGGTAACTTTTCTTTACCTACACATTTTTTGAGGTGGAATCCTACTTGTCATCATGATGATAACTTGTTAAAAAAATATGAAGAATTCAAGAAATTAGAATCTAACGAAACTATGCCTTTGTTGTATGTATGGGGACACAGTTTTGAATTTGAGAGAAATAATAATTGGGATATGATTGAAGAGTTTTGCAAAAAAATATCGAACGATGAAACAATTTGGTATGCGACAAATGTAGAGATTGTGGATTATTTGAAAGCTTTAAGGAATTTAAAGTTTAGTGTAAATAAAAAAATAGTTTATAATCCTTCTTCTTTAACAGTATGGATAGGAGTGGATGGTAATCCAGTGAAGGTAGAAGGTGGTAGATATCTGACTTTATAG